One window of the Eucalyptus grandis isolate ANBG69807.140 chromosome 8, ASM1654582v1, whole genome shotgun sequence genome contains the following:
- the LOC104456567 gene encoding santalene synthase-like: MGGFKVPLVEDVKGPLSLYEASFHGLKGESLVDEANAFTCEHLNRLNLKGGIISSCINKKVSHALELPIHWRPNRLEARWFMDIYEEDPNMNSTLLEMAKLDYNVLQSIYQKEVSELARRWLELGIDEMGFSRDRLVGHYIWSAMMVHEPQFGFFRVLSTKIISMITLIDDVYDVFDTLEELELLMDFVERWDITDIDKLPLTIRTSFLALYNTTNNVGLGILKARGFNPIPYIWRMDEMLRGDTPKAVECYMNESGASREAAVEHVKDVVWENWKTMNEQAFGDRPFPGMEAFVGACLNLPRASHSLYRYEDGHGVPDRETKNIITSFLIQPAPMN, translated from the exons ATGGGTGGTTTCAAGGTACCGCTGGTTGAGGATGTGAAGGGGCCGTTGAGTCTGTACGAAGCTTCTTTTCATGGTTTAAAAGGCGAAAGTTTGGTGGATGAAGCAAACGCTTTCACTTGCGAGCATTTGAATCGTCTTAATCTCAAGGGAGGAATCATCTCCTCTtgcataaataaaaaagtaagtCATGCCTTGGAATTGCCTATCCATTGGAGACCTAATAGATTGGAAGCTAGATGGTTCATGGACATCTATGAGGAAGATCCGAACATGAACTCGACTTTGCTTGAGATGGCGAAGTTGGATTACAATGTACTGCAGTCAATCTACCAGAAAGAAGTGAGCGAACTAGCAAG GCGGTGGCTTGAGCTAGGCATCGACGAGATGGGCTTTTCCAGAGATAGATTGGTGGGACATTATATATGGTCCGCCATGATGGTTCATGAACCACAATTCGGATTTTTCAGGGTTCTGTCAACTAAGATCATTTCCATGATAACGCTCATAGACGATGTTTATGACGTGTTTGACACTTTGGAAGAACTCGAACTCTTGATGGACTTTGTTGAAAG ATGGGATATTACCGACATCGACAAACTTCCCCTGACAATAAGGACTTCTTTCCTAGCTCTGTACAACACGACCAACAACGTCGGTTTGGGGATACTGAAAGCGCGAGGCTTCAACCCCATACCCTACATTTGGAGAATG GACGAAATGCTCAGAGGAGATACTCCGAAGGCGGTTGAGTGCTACATGAATGAAAGTGGAGCTTCTCGAGAAGCTGCGGTGGAGCACGTCAAGGATGTTGTTTGGGAAAATTGGAAGACGATGAACGAACAGGCGTTTGGCGATCGTCCATTCCCGGGGATGGAAGCCTTTGTTGGGGCATGTTTGAATCTCCCCCGTGCCTCTCACAGCCTTTACAGGTACGAAGATGGCCATGGAGTTCCGGACCGCGAGACCAAGAACATCATCACGTCCTTTCTGATACAACCCGCCCCAATGAATTGA